From a region of the Verrucomicrobiales bacterium genome:
- a CDS encoding AI-2E family transporter: MPNNSSSSAGTHPAFGYVLLGAALYALIRSFELIAPILLSFLLVILISLALDPLVQRLARWTGGRTSATALLAMAFALVVLLTGWAFFGPMTTSVSKLSDQLPRYWEKLQKPLIKMEQQAVRSEQRLQAEVKTEIARATPSATPSATPSATPSATPSATPSATPSATPSATPTATSAAIPRRPAEPTPPAEARPAASLRSGFTQVFQSLAGGFAGAAFNAAQILVVLGTVFFGVLFTLINPVPVFGMFYAVVPERYHDQSRQIAKRVSSFLPGWAGATALGMLTIGGLVFLLMWPIFGVMDALLLGMIAGVFEAFPYVGPILSAVPALVFGLVQGGTTPLWVIAAYVAVQALENNVILPYIMAREMELHPVAVIFSMLICVLAFGVLGVLIAAPLVAIVAILYDELYRKRFLPTVTRGEVDRMVRKDIGEKRAPAVKQ; the protein is encoded by the coding sequence ATGCCTAACAACTCAAGTTCATCCGCGGGCACACATCCGGCATTTGGTTATGTCCTGTTGGGGGCGGCTCTGTACGCGCTCATCCGATCGTTTGAGCTGATCGCTCCCATCCTGCTCTCTTTCCTGTTGGTCATTCTTATTTCTTTGGCACTGGATCCCCTCGTCCAGCGTCTCGCTCGTTGGACAGGAGGGCGCACCTCGGCCACAGCCTTGCTCGCAATGGCTTTCGCGCTGGTTGTCCTATTGACGGGATGGGCATTTTTCGGACCCATGACGACGTCGGTCAGCAAATTATCAGATCAACTGCCGCGCTACTGGGAGAAGCTTCAGAAACCGCTTATCAAGATGGAGCAGCAAGCCGTCCGATCTGAGCAGCGGCTGCAAGCTGAGGTCAAAACGGAGATTGCACGCGCCACACCATCAGCCACACCATCAGCCACACCATCAGCCACACCATCAGCCACACCATCGGCCACACCATCGGCCACACCATCGGCCACACCATCGGCCACACCGACTGCAACATCGGCTGCCATACCACGACGCCCAGCCGAGCCCACGCCTCCGGCGGAGGCAAGGCCCGCCGCTTCGCTGCGATCGGGTTTCACGCAGGTGTTCCAATCCCTGGCCGGGGGGTTTGCCGGAGCCGCGTTCAATGCGGCTCAGATCCTTGTTGTCCTCGGGACAGTCTTCTTCGGCGTTCTGTTCACCCTCATCAACCCGGTGCCGGTTTTTGGCATGTTCTACGCAGTCGTTCCCGAGCGATATCACGACCAGTCCAGGCAGATCGCCAAACGCGTCAGCAGCTTCCTTCCCGGCTGGGCCGGGGCCACCGCGCTGGGAATGCTGACGATCGGGGGCTTGGTGTTCTTGTTGATGTGGCCCATTTTCGGAGTAATGGATGCACTTCTGCTCGGCATGATTGCCGGCGTGTTCGAGGCGTTCCCGTATGTTGGCCCCATCTTGAGCGCGGTTCCCGCGCTCGTGTTCGGACTCGTCCAAGGAGGCACAACTCCGCTGTGGGTCATCGCCGCCTACGTGGCGGTCCAGGCGCTGGAAAACAACGTCATTCTTCCCTACATCATGGCCCGCGAGATGGAGCTTCATCCCGTGGCTGTGATCTTCTCCATGCTGATTTGCGTTCTGGCCTTCGGAGTTCTCGGAGTATTGATCGCCGCTCCCCTGGTTGCCATTGTGGCGATTCTCTACGATGAACTCTATCGCAAACGATTTCTCCCGACCGTGACACGGGGCGAGGTGGACCGAATGGTCCGGAAGGATATCGGAGAAAAACGCGCGCCCGCCGTGAAACAGTGA
- a CDS encoding group 1 truncated hemoglobin, with protein MSSIFTPRTTLTARRLRAWLGTGWLCLGLLIATLALAGCGSRHQEAASENYFTSGSDEADQRASQRMAKQRQLEGGSTRARQRSRSQTTNAAVALAVTDDEKSPLYARLGGHPGLEAIVRDFLPRVLEDPRVNWRRSGVPGRFTSIFKRSAPTNWQPTPANVARLERHLVQFLSLATGGPSDYTGVPMKSGHENMRITNAEFDATVGDIKATLDNLKIPNREQKELLSIIESTRTIIVTER; from the coding sequence ATGTCTTCCATCTTCACTCCTCGGACGACCCTTACGGCTCGCCGTTTGCGCGCTTGGCTTGGAACCGGCTGGCTGTGTCTTGGCCTCCTCATCGCGACCCTGGCTCTGGCAGGGTGCGGAAGCCGGCATCAGGAAGCGGCGTCCGAAAACTACTTTACCTCCGGCAGCGATGAGGCGGATCAACGCGCCAGCCAGAGAATGGCCAAACAACGTCAACTGGAGGGTGGCAGCACCCGCGCCCGACAACGGTCTCGCAGCCAAACCACCAACGCCGCCGTGGCCTTAGCGGTCACAGATGACGAGAAGAGTCCGCTCTATGCTCGGCTGGGGGGGCACCCGGGGCTGGAGGCGATCGTTCGCGATTTTTTACCGCGCGTTCTCGAAGACCCCCGGGTGAATTGGAGACGCAGCGGCGTCCCTGGACGTTTCACGTCGATTTTCAAGCGCTCTGCGCCTACCAATTGGCAACCCACCCCCGCCAATGTCGCTCGACTCGAACGACACCTGGTCCAGTTCCTGAGCCTCGCCACCGGGGGCCCCTCGGATTACACGGGCGTGCCGATGAAATCGGGTCATGAAAACATGCGCATCACCAATGCGGAATTCGACGCGACGGTGGGTGACATCAAAGCCACCCTGGACAATCTCAAAATCCCGAACCGGGAACAGAAGGAGCTGCTTTCCATCATCGAGAGCACTCGAACCATCATCGTGACGGAACGATAA
- a CDS encoding DUF748 domain-containing protein, with amino-acid sequence MGFRLYLPTVITGYLNDLLQRNPLYRGRIEDVELSLWRGAYAVRGIHISRTTGAVPVPFITARSLELALEWRSLLRGQLVGRLAIHHPEVNFVDSSEAEQRQQGGEGAWMGLVGDLFPFRINTAVVSDGSVNLRTYDGPVPLNVYLSDVQITVSNLSNISQETSPFVANVHASARAMDQARCECHIQLDPASYRPTFRLSARLLNLDVTLINGFAAHYGAIDFEKGWFDMVIEADAKEGMINGYAKALFRELEILNVSSDFAEGRILEGLWEGIVSVATFLLKNQDRNQFGTLIPFEGSLSGRTQTDLLALFLNILRNAFIEAYLPRFEGRTEEGGLLQFQAPQTWDTTNGISDP; translated from the coding sequence GTGGGATTCCGCCTCTATCTCCCCACGGTCATCACAGGGTATCTGAACGATCTCCTGCAGCGAAACCCGCTTTATCGGGGACGGATCGAAGATGTAGAACTCAGCCTGTGGAGAGGAGCTTACGCGGTTCGCGGGATTCATATCAGCCGGACCACCGGAGCTGTTCCCGTGCCTTTCATCACGGCCAGAAGCCTGGAACTGGCCCTCGAGTGGCGGTCTTTGCTCCGAGGACAACTGGTCGGCAGGCTGGCGATCCATCATCCTGAGGTTAATTTCGTCGATTCGTCCGAAGCAGAACAGCGCCAGCAAGGAGGCGAGGGTGCGTGGATGGGATTGGTCGGCGATCTGTTCCCCTTTCGCATCAACACCGCCGTGGTGTCCGACGGCTCTGTAAACCTGCGCACCTACGACGGCCCCGTGCCCCTCAACGTGTATCTCTCCGATGTGCAGATCACGGTCTCCAACCTCAGCAACATCAGTCAGGAGACCAGCCCGTTCGTGGCGAACGTCCATGCCTCCGCCAGAGCGATGGATCAGGCACGCTGCGAGTGCCATATCCAGCTGGATCCCGCCAGTTACCGCCCGACGTTTCGCTTAAGCGCCCGGCTCCTCAATTTAGACGTAACCCTCATCAACGGCTTCGCGGCGCATTACGGGGCAATCGATTTCGAAAAGGGCTGGTTTGATATGGTAATCGAGGCCGACGCGAAGGAAGGGATGATCAACGGTTATGCCAAGGCGCTTTTCCGCGAGTTGGAGATCTTGAATGTCAGCTCCGACTTTGCGGAGGGAAGGATTCTCGAGGGTCTGTGGGAAGGTATCGTCAGTGTCGCCACCTTTCTCCTGAAGAATCAGGATCGCAACCAGTTTGGAACCTTGATTCCTTTCGAGGGGTCCCTCAGCGGAAGAACCCAAACCGATCTCCTCGCGCTGTTCTTGAACATTCTTAGGAATGCGTTCATTGAGGCCTACCTTCCCCGTTTCGAAGGTAGAACCGAGGAGGGGGGCCTGCTCCAGTTCCAAGCCCCGCAAACCTGGGACACCACCAACGGAATCTCCGACCCCTAA
- a CDS encoding PRC-barrel domain-containing protein, with product MRTNFLVSCGLAAVCIALSPTRVQAEHEKDGVAGGAHSAKPAGKSVSQLIGQPVINDHEEKLGKVHDVIVDPVSGKAPYAIIALNSSVSSTQNKIAVPLRDLKCSAEGKPILLRATPEALRTATKNLSGEWTSARDAEWAQKVDGFYGTTVSSEQRFAPDASRDAKDSRTFVRDPAPKGGELLIAPQDQALVDKVCENVDVVHVRVQNGVTHIYGSVPSEQARQDLETRVRSVQGVHTLESHLRVRNP from the coding sequence ATGAGAACCAACTTCCTTGTCAGTTGCGGCTTAGCCGCTGTTTGTATCGCCCTTTCACCCACTCGCGTCCAGGCGGAGCATGAAAAAGACGGGGTCGCGGGAGGTGCACACTCCGCCAAGCCCGCTGGAAAATCGGTGAGTCAGCTGATTGGCCAACCGGTGATTAACGATCATGAGGAGAAGCTGGGCAAGGTGCATGACGTGATCGTGGACCCGGTCAGCGGGAAGGCGCCTTACGCCATCATCGCCTTGAACAGCTCGGTCTCCAGCACTCAGAACAAAATCGCCGTGCCCTTGCGGGATCTCAAGTGCTCCGCCGAGGGCAAGCCTATTTTGCTCCGCGCGACTCCTGAGGCTCTGCGAACAGCCACAAAAAATTTGAGTGGAGAGTGGACCAGCGCTCGGGATGCCGAATGGGCGCAGAAGGTAGACGGCTTCTACGGCACTACGGTGTCCAGCGAGCAGCGCTTTGCTCCTGATGCTTCGCGCGACGCGAAGGACTCGCGCACCTTTGTGCGGGATCCGGCGCCCAAGGGCGGGGAGCTGCTCATTGCGCCTCAAGATCAGGCGCTCGTTGATAAAGTCTGCGAGAACGTGGATGTAGTGCACGTTCGGGTGCAGAATGGTGTCACTCATATTTACGGCTCCGTGCCGAGCGAGCAAGCTCGTCAGGATCTCGAGACCCGCGTGCGATCCGTTCAGGGCGTCCATACGCTCGAAAGTCACCTGCGCGTCCGAAACCCCTGA
- a CDS encoding SDR family oxidoreductase, whose product MKGRVAVVTGAGSGIGAATAELLGLSGAKVALLDLRLDRLQQVAISLSQQEVVFHTKQVDVSVEEDVRKAFQEIGALWGRIDVVVANAGINGIWAPLVDITAAEWDLTLAVNLRSTFLTLKHSVPWLRQGGGGSIIVVSSINGNRVFSTLGATAYACSKAAQIALMKMSALEYARDRIRINAICPGSVATHIDESLTARNLDFIRRRPVQFPEGEVPLGDGAAAQADQVAEIAWFLASDYSNHVTGTEIYVDGAQSLLKG is encoded by the coding sequence CTGAAAGGTCGTGTCGCCGTGGTGACGGGGGCAGGATCGGGGATTGGGGCGGCGACGGCGGAGCTGCTGGGTTTGTCCGGCGCGAAGGTGGCGTTGTTGGACCTCCGATTAGATCGACTCCAACAGGTCGCGATTTCATTGTCCCAGCAGGAGGTGGTGTTTCACACCAAGCAGGTCGATGTATCCGTGGAGGAGGATGTTCGGAAGGCCTTTCAAGAAATTGGAGCTCTCTGGGGAAGAATCGATGTGGTCGTTGCCAACGCCGGGATTAACGGGATTTGGGCTCCGTTGGTGGATATCACCGCTGCGGAATGGGATCTGACGCTCGCGGTAAACCTGCGCAGCACCTTTCTCACTCTGAAGCACTCCGTGCCTTGGCTGCGCCAGGGCGGCGGGGGCAGCATCATTGTCGTCTCCTCTATCAACGGAAATCGCGTCTTCAGCACGCTCGGCGCCACCGCCTATGCCTGTTCCAAAGCCGCTCAGATCGCCCTGATGAAAATGAGCGCGTTAGAATATGCGAGGGATCGAATACGTATCAATGCAATCTGCCCAGGATCAGTGGCCACGCACATCGACGAATCGCTCACGGCCCGAAACCTGGATTTCATCAGGCGTCGGCCGGTGCAATTTCCGGAGGGTGAAGTTCCTTTAGGCGACGGGGCAGCGGCGCAGGCGGATCAGGTGGCCGAGATCGCGTGGTTCCTCGCGTCCGACTATTCCAACCATGTGACGGGCACGGAGATTTATGTGGATGGTGCACAATCTCTCCTCAAAGGATGA
- a CDS encoding FAD-dependent oxidoreductase translates to MQDHPYWLQSVRPASYPSIDQDLTVDVVVIGGGITGATAAYLFKREGYKVCLVDRATMGGCDSSRTTAHLSMVTDVRLKELVSRWGVDRAAAVWQGGQAAIGLIERIIRSGTISCEFKTVPAYLVASSASDPEAERADLLEESQVARDLGFSAEMMEQTPIFGRPGVKFVDQAKFHPVKYLTGLVETIPGEGSLVAEHSEVTEICSDPMAVVAAGHRIRCQYIVIATHTPLTGQTNLLSSTLFQSKLFLYNSYAVGARLPAGTACEACFWDTETPYHYLRIDRKGDFDYAILGGGDHKTGQLEHTETVYHELNELLQHWLPSAKVDHRWSGQVIETPDGLPYIGESAPRQFIATGFGGNGMTFGTLAAMMAVDAFHGYTNPWKDLFAPSRKASGEGLWHYLRENADYPYYLMRDWVAGTKCGSLQQVEPGRGMIVNVGKARVAAYRDPSGALTLCSPVCPHLKCLVAWNEAERTWDCPCHGSRFSPTGDVISGPAEKPLERLKG, encoded by the coding sequence ATGCAGGACCATCCTTACTGGCTCCAGTCGGTACGTCCGGCGTCTTATCCTAGCATCGACCAGGACCTCACGGTCGACGTCGTGGTTATTGGCGGGGGCATCACGGGGGCCACCGCCGCCTACCTGTTCAAGCGAGAGGGCTACAAGGTATGTCTCGTGGACCGGGCTACCATGGGCGGATGCGATTCCTCTCGCACAACCGCCCATCTCTCGATGGTCACCGATGTGCGTTTAAAGGAATTGGTTTCGCGGTGGGGTGTAGATCGGGCGGCCGCCGTCTGGCAGGGAGGACAGGCCGCCATAGGTCTGATCGAACGAATCATCCGCAGCGGGACGATCTCGTGCGAATTCAAAACCGTTCCCGCTTACTTGGTGGCTTCGTCGGCATCCGACCCAGAAGCCGAGCGGGCTGATCTTTTGGAAGAATCGCAAGTGGCCCGCGACCTCGGCTTCTCCGCGGAGATGATGGAACAGACACCGATCTTCGGGCGTCCTGGCGTCAAGTTTGTTGATCAAGCCAAGTTCCATCCCGTAAAGTACCTGACCGGCTTGGTGGAGACCATCCCGGGCGAAGGTAGCCTGGTGGCGGAACACAGCGAGGTTACCGAGATCTGTTCCGACCCGATGGCGGTGGTAGCCGCGGGCCATCGAATTCGTTGCCAATATATTGTCATCGCCACCCACACGCCCCTAACCGGGCAAACGAACCTTCTTTCCTCCACCCTGTTTCAGAGTAAGCTGTTTCTTTACAACTCCTATGCCGTGGGAGCGCGCCTGCCGGCGGGCACAGCATGCGAGGCTTGCTTCTGGGATACCGAGACTCCCTATCACTATTTGCGGATCGATCGGAAGGGAGATTTCGACTACGCTATTCTCGGAGGGGGAGACCACAAGACCGGACAGCTCGAGCACACCGAGACCGTTTACCACGAGCTGAACGAGTTACTGCAACACTGGTTGCCTTCGGCGAAAGTGGATCATCGATGGTCCGGACAGGTCATCGAAACGCCGGACGGTCTGCCGTACATCGGTGAATCCGCTCCGCGGCAATTCATTGCGACCGGCTTCGGCGGCAACGGAATGACCTTCGGCACCTTGGCAGCGATGATGGCGGTCGACGCCTTTCACGGCTACACCAATCCATGGAAGGATCTGTTCGCTCCAAGTCGCAAGGCGTCCGGAGAGGGTCTCTGGCACTATCTGAGGGAAAACGCCGATTATCCCTATTACCTGATGCGAGACTGGGTGGCCGGCACGAAGTGTGGTTCATTGCAGCAAGTGGAACCCGGGAGGGGAATGATTGTGAACGTGGGCAAAGCGAGGGTGGCAGCCTACCGCGATCCATCCGGGGCGCTGACGCTTTGCTCGCCAGTTTGTCCGCACCTCAAATGCCTGGTCGCCTGGAATGAGGCCGAACGCACTTGGGACTGTCCTTGTCACGGGTCACGCTTTTCCCCGACCGGCGACGTGATCTCGGGCCCAGCAGAAAAACCGCTCGAGCGGCTTAAGGGCTAA
- a CDS encoding response regulator, which translates to MNEQQMILLVDDSDNDLSLMRSACRAANFQAALQMVNNGDEAISYLRGEGEYSDRIRFPLPTVMLLDLKMPMKDGFEVLRWVREQPVLKRLCIIILTASARPEDVTQAFDLGANSYLVKPAAMSSLIAMVCCLRDWLEYNRFPRIQQQ; encoded by the coding sequence ATGAATGAGCAGCAGATGATTCTCTTGGTCGACGACAGCGACAACGATTTGTCGTTGATGCGGAGCGCGTGCCGAGCCGCGAACTTCCAGGCTGCGTTACAAATGGTCAACAACGGCGACGAGGCCATCTCCTATCTGCGTGGGGAAGGGGAATACAGCGACCGAATCCGTTTTCCGCTGCCCACGGTAATGCTCTTGGATTTAAAAATGCCGATGAAGGACGGTTTTGAAGTGTTGCGCTGGGTTCGTGAGCAGCCGGTCCTTAAAAGACTATGTATCATCATCCTGACCGCATCTGCTCGTCCGGAGGATGTAACTCAAGCCTTCGACTTAGGGGCGAATTCCTATCTCGTCAAACCCGCTGCCATGTCCTCCCTGATCGCCATGGTGTGCTGCCTTCGTGACTGGCTGGAATACAACCGATTCCCCCGGATCCAGCAGCAGTAG
- a CDS encoding HAMP domain-containing histidine kinase, giving the protein MHLAARREHILKAWIEATAADAEMTTVSALTRAQFIDHIPQLLDAFELKLRSKPGTNPSQVADQEQSLENVKHGLQRWQQGYQLKELMREWGHLHLCLFHEIERFATDPEIPRPVALIAQRELISLINEGINESASQYARMQRAEAAGHVEDLQKALTHLTSVEQRRAELIRQAVHDLRGNVQTVSTAADFLREEDLPASDRAKIAQLVQTGVDTLSSMLGDLMTLSRLEAGLERREVQTFDAAAILAELCNSSRPLASQRALELRDQGPASLVVEGDAGKVRRIIQNLLLNALKYTDQGGVTVTWGEEPEKWWVDVKDTGPGLHTGSGGAMVAGLEQATHFSHEADRPPVHTVGGMVVSDSASGAVSARAHQQQSGEGIGLSIVKRLCELLDASLELASSAPHGTQFRVRFPRRYDPGT; this is encoded by the coding sequence ATGCACCTGGCCGCCCGTCGGGAGCATATCTTGAAGGCGTGGATAGAGGCTACGGCCGCCGATGCCGAGATGACCACGGTCAGCGCCCTCACCCGAGCGCAGTTCATTGATCATATACCCCAACTGCTGGATGCCTTCGAGTTAAAGCTCCGATCCAAACCCGGTACCAACCCGTCGCAGGTCGCTGACCAGGAACAGAGTCTTGAAAATGTGAAGCATGGACTTCAGCGGTGGCAGCAGGGCTATCAGCTGAAGGAGTTAATGCGGGAGTGGGGACACCTCCACCTGTGCCTCTTCCATGAAATCGAGCGCTTTGCCACCGATCCCGAGATTCCGCGCCCGGTGGCGCTGATCGCGCAACGGGAATTGATCTCCCTGATCAATGAGGGGATTAACGAGAGCGCCAGCCAATATGCCCGGATGCAACGGGCCGAGGCCGCGGGTCACGTCGAAGATCTCCAGAAGGCCTTAACGCACCTCACCTCGGTGGAGCAGCGTCGCGCCGAGTTGATCCGCCAGGCGGTTCACGATCTCCGGGGCAACGTGCAAACCGTCAGCACGGCGGCTGACTTCCTGCGGGAGGAGGATCTGCCTGCGTCCGACCGCGCGAAGATTGCTCAGTTGGTTCAAACGGGGGTGGACACGCTGAGCTCCATGCTTGGAGATTTGATGACCCTGTCACGACTGGAGGCGGGGTTGGAACGTCGGGAGGTACAGACTTTTGATGCCGCGGCGATTCTCGCGGAGTTGTGCAACTCCTCGCGCCCGCTCGCTTCTCAACGCGCCCTGGAGCTGCGCGATCAGGGGCCCGCCAGCCTGGTGGTGGAAGGCGATGCAGGAAAGGTGCGGCGCATCATTCAGAATCTCCTGCTCAACGCTCTGAAGTACACTGACCAAGGCGGGGTCACGGTTACCTGGGGAGAGGAGCCCGAGAAATGGTGGGTGGACGTCAAGGATACCGGCCCTGGGCTCCACACCGGATCGGGAGGTGCAATGGTGGCAGGTCTGGAGCAGGCAACTCACTTTTCTCACGAGGCCGATCGTCCGCCGGTCCATACGGTAGGAGGAATGGTCGTGTCCGATTCAGCATCCGGGGCTGTTTCAGCTCGAGCGCACCAACAGCAATCGGGAGAGGGGATTGGACTCTCCATCGTGAAGCGCCTCTGTGAGCTGCTCGACGCCAGTCTGGAACTCGCCTCCTCCGCCCCCCACGGCACTCAATTTCGAGTCCGATTTCCGCGACGATACGATCCTGGAACCTAA
- a CDS encoding DUF4142 domain-containing protein, whose product MNRPIRHLVLTGTLSTLACSLLVTAAEPDKAKADRRDSDRGAYQDKNNSGASRPDSKDKDMDASPEGFVRAALLGGMKEVRMSEIAMERSESTEVKTFAQRMIQDHTKVNNQLMQLAQRRAWTMPPTNTFQSPYASVGASVAPGRDRNARTEDGSLKERNRTDVADAPTTDRERRDYNADRQIRGKDVADKQAPEARWDRLQMQGRTSLEALKNTPTAEFDKAYAREVLRGHYASVQKYEHAAKNGSDEEVRTFAKNTLPALQDHHRQAKQLAQSLGVSVEHREDKKSPTSSSDFDKPKSE is encoded by the coding sequence ATGAACCGACCCATTCGTCATTTAGTATTAACAGGCACGTTGTCCACCCTCGCGTGCAGTTTACTCGTCACCGCGGCGGAGCCGGACAAGGCCAAGGCAGATCGTCGCGATTCAGATCGCGGAGCTTATCAAGACAAGAATAACTCCGGGGCCTCCCGTCCGGATTCCAAGGACAAGGACATGGATGCAAGTCCGGAGGGCTTTGTCCGTGCCGCCCTGCTGGGTGGCATGAAAGAAGTTCGCATGAGCGAAATCGCCATGGAGCGTTCAGAAAGCACCGAGGTGAAGACCTTCGCGCAACGAATGATCCAGGACCATACCAAGGTCAACAATCAGCTCATGCAGCTCGCTCAACGCCGGGCGTGGACGATGCCTCCCACCAATACCTTCCAATCACCCTATGCTTCCGTCGGTGCCAGCGTCGCACCCGGCCGCGACCGGAATGCCCGAACGGAGGATGGGTCCTTGAAGGAGCGGAACCGCACCGATGTGGCGGATGCACCGACGACCGACCGGGAGCGTCGCGACTACAACGCGGATCGCCAGATTCGTGGTAAGGACGTAGCGGATAAACAGGCGCCTGAGGCCCGCTGGGACCGCCTGCAGATGCAAGGTCGGACTTCTCTCGAGGCACTCAAGAACACCCCGACCGCCGAGTTCGATAAGGCTTATGCCCGCGAGGTCCTGCGTGGCCATTACGCCTCCGTTCAAAAGTATGAACACGCCGCTAAGAACGGTTCTGATGAGGAGGTCCGCACTTTTGCCAAGAATACTCTGCCGGCCCTGCAGGATCATCATCGTCAGGCCAAACAACTCGCTCAGTCGTTGGGCGTAAGTGTGGAACATCGTGAAGACAAGAAGAGCCCCACCTCTTCCAGTGATTTCGACAAGCCAAAGTCGGAGTAG